One Ogataea parapolymorpha DL-1 chromosome VI, whole genome shotgun sequence DNA window includes the following coding sequences:
- a CDS encoding serine/threonine protein kinase encodes MALLDCVGLCFPCIFNTTPVLKINQASFRILNLLGEGGFSYVYLVQSKNNHGLYALKKIRCPFGNSNFKAAMKEVDNYREFRSPFIIKSIDSSVVQEPDGSKTIYILLPYFENGSLQDIINKNSVNNARMDETEALRLFVGICRGLQSMHRHQVSKNYTIVSSMEPNDSDGADENNPFLSNVEESIRDGTELQETVSFAHRDIKPANVMLAKDGTPVLCDLGSCERARVSIKSRAQAITVQELSNEHCTLPYRAPELLDIKVGDKIDEKIDIWSLGCTLYALLYGYSPFEREELVNGANITLAISSGSYSFPPTPEYSPALKDLVRYCLVVDPAQRPSIEEVLTRALEVQREVWNEKKINVKYFEFMTSYQNGTAQIPGWNDCPDTVLNRSQTSLASLPSADAGDGADLAEIRAKLREILALPTTLSERELAYHRSKLEKATENVENLIFVGAMVDLSQQGDQKRLEQSILEYMMAKSNGSWCGSLKKVLVHAKK; translated from the exons aTGGCTCTTCTGGACTGCGTGGGATTGTGCTTCCCGTGCATCTTCAACACAACGCCCGTGTTGAAGATCAACCAGGCCTCGTTCAGGATCCTCAATCTGCTGGGCGAGGGCGGTTTCTCCTACGTGTACCTCGTGCAATCGAAAAACAACCACGGCTTGTATGCGCTCAAGAAAATACGGTGTCCGTTCGGCAACTCCAACTTCAAGGCCGCCATGAAGGAGGTGGACAACTACCGCGAATTTCGCTCGCccttcatcatcaagtcgatcgactcgtcgGTCGTCCAGGAGCCAGatggctccaaaaccatcTACATCCTGCTGCCCTACTTTGAAAATGGCTCCTTGCAGGACATCATTAACAAGAACAGCGTGAACAACGCGCGCATGGACGAAACTGAGGCGCTGCGGCTGTTTGTAGGCATCTGTCGCGGACTCCAGTCAATGCACCGCCACCAAGTCTCTAAGAACTACACGATTGTGTCGTCAATGGAGCCGAACGACAGCGACGGAGCCGACGAAAATAACCCCTTTCTCAGCAACGTTGAAGAGAGCATACGAGATGGCACAGAGTTACAGGAAACGGTTAGCTTTGCACACAGAGACATAAAGCCGGCCAACGTCATGCTGGCCAAGGACGGGACGCCGGTGTTGTGCGACCTGGGCTCGTGCGAAAGGGCACGGGTCAGCATCAAGTCGCGGGCGCAGGCCATCACCGTCCAGGAGCTCAGCAACGAGCACTGCACGCTGCCGTACCGCGCGCCAGAGCTGCTCGACATCAAAGTCGGCGACAAAatcgacgagaaaatcgacatCTGGTCGCTCGGTTGCACGCTCTACGCGCTGCTGTACGGCTACTCGCCGTTCGAGCGCGAGGAGCTCGTCAACGGGGCCAACATCACGCTAGCCATCAGCTCGGGCAGCTACAGCTTCCCGCCAACGCCAGAGTACTCGCCCGCGCTCAAGGACCTCGTGCGCTACTGTCTCGTGGTGGACCCGGCCCAAAGACCGTCGATCGAGGAGGTGCTGACCCGTGCGCTCGAGGTGCAACGCGAGGT GTggaacgagaaaaaaataaatgtaAAGTATTTCGAGTTCATGACCTCGTACCAGAACGGCACGGCGCAGATTCCGGGCTGGAACGACTGTCCGGATACGGTGCTGAACCGGAGCCAGACGAGTCTGGCGAGCTTGCCGAGCGCAGACGCGGGGGACGGTGCCGATCTCGCCGAAATTCGGGCGAAATTGCGTgagatcttggccttgCCAACCACGCTTTCCGAGCGCGAGCTGGCCTATCACCGGAgcaagctggagaaggcGACAGAAAACGTCGAAAATCTGATTTTCGTGGGCGCCATGGTAGATCTGAGCCAGCAGGGCGACCAAAAACGGCTGGAACagagcattttggagtacATGATGGCCAAGTCGAACGGCAGCTGGTGTGGCTCGCTCAAGAAGGTGTTGGTGCACGCCAAAAAATGA
- a CDS encoding RuvB-like helicase 2: MSIATKSDGETVGNLSLIAAHSHITGLGLDDHLQPRENSQGMVGQLKARKAAGVILKMIQQGKIAGRAILIAGPPSTGKTAIAMGISQSLGSDVPFTAIAGSEVFSKELSKTEALNQAFRKSIGIQIKEETEVIEGEVVEIQIDRSLTGGHKQGKLTIRTTDMETIYELGNKMIDELTKEKVIAGDVISIDKANGKIAKLGRSYTRARDYDAMGPDTKFVACPEGELQTRKEVVHTVSLHEIDVINSRQQGFLALFSGDTGEIRSEVRDQINMKVAEWKEEGKADIIPGVLFIDEVHMLDIECFSYINRALEDDFSPIVIMATNRGISKTRGTNYKSPHGLPLDLLDRSIIIRTEGYKEDEIKSILSIRAQEEEVELNADALSLLTKIGMETSLRYAANLIAVSHQIAKKRRTDTVALDDVKRSYTLFIDSARSVQFVEENSSQYIDDEGRVQLSKNEDAMDVGA; this comes from the coding sequence ATGTCAATTGCCACGAAGAGCGACGGAGAAACCGTGGGAAACCTGTCCTTGATTGCCGCGCACTCGCACATCACGGGACTCGGACTGGACGACCACCTGCAGCCGCGCGAGAATAGCCAGGGCATGGTGGGCCAGCTGAAGGCAAGAAAGGCTGCCGGGGTGATTCTCAAGATGATCCAGCAGGGCAAGATTGCAGGCCGGGCGATTCTGATTGCTGGTCCGCCGTCGACGGGAAAGACGGCCATTGCAATGGGTATTTCACAGAGTCTGGGCAGCGACGTGCCGTTCACTGCCATCGCAGGCTCCGAGGTGTTTTCCAAGGAGCTGTCCAAGACGGAGGCCTTGAACCAGGCGTTCAGAAAAAGCATAGGTATTCAGATCAAGGAAGAGACCGAGGTGATTGAAGGAGAGGTTGTGGAGATCCAGATAGACCGGTCGTTGACGGGCGGCCACAAGCAGGGAAAGCTCACCATTAGAACCACCGACATGGAAACAATCTACGAGCTGGGAAACAAGATGATTGACGAGCTGACCAAGGAGAAGGTGATTGCCGGCGATGTGATTTCGATCGACAAGGCGAACGGCAAGATCGCCAAGTTGGGCCGCTCGTACACCCGTGCGCGGGACTACGACGCCATGGGCCCAGACACAAAATTTGTGGCGTGTCCCGAGGGCGAGCTGCAGACGAGAAAGGAGGTGGTGCACACGGTGTCGTTGCACGAGATCGACGTGATAAACTCGCGGCAGCAGGGTTTTCTGGCGCTGTTCAGCGGCGACACGGGCGAAATTCGGTCCGAGGTGCGCGACCAGATCAACATGAAGGTCGCCGAGTGGAAGGAGGAAGGCAAGGCGGACATCATTCCGGGCGTGCTATTTATTGACGAGGTGCACATGTTGGATATCGAGTGTTTCTCGTACATCAACCGGGCTCTGGAGGACGACTTTTCGCCGATCGTGATCATGGCCACCAACAGAGGCATTTCCAAGACCAGAGGCACCAACTACAAGTCGCCGCACGGCCTGCcgctggacctgctggaccGGTCGATCATCATCAGGACTGAGGGCTACAAGGAAGACGAGATTAAAAGCATTTTGTCGATCAGAGCGCAGGAAGAGGAGGTGGAGCTGAATGCGGACGCCCTGAGTCTGCTGACCAAGATCGGTATGGAAACCTCGCTCAGATACGCGGCCAACCTGATTGCCGTGAGCCACCAGATCGCCAAGAAAAGACGCACCGACACCGTTGCACTTGACGACGTCAAGAGGAGCTACACGCTCTTCATCGACAGCGCGCGCAGCGTGCAGTTTGTCGAGGAGAACAGCAGCCAGTATATCGACGACGAGGGCCGCGTGCAGCTGTCGAAGAACGAGGACGCCATGGACGTGGGCGCCTAG
- a CDS encoding V-type proton ATPase proteolipid subunit 2, which produces MLYSTNNLLKLTKLTVKMSTLPESEYSPAFAPFFGFAGCCAAMVLSCAGAAIGTAKSGIGISGIGTFKPELIMRSLIPVVMSGILSVYGLVVAVLIAGGLSPSNNYTLFNGFMHLSCGLSVGFACLASGYAIGIVGDEGVRQFMHQPRLFVGIVLILIFAEVLGLYGMIIGLILNTKGSG; this is translated from the exons TTGCTATACAGCACAAATAATTTATTAAAACTCACAAAACTTACCGTCAAAAT GTCGACACTACCCGAGTCCGAGTACTCGCCCGCATTTGCGCCGTTCTTTGGGTTCGCcggctgctgcgcagcaatGGTTCTGAGCTGCGCCGGCGCAGCAATCGGCACTGCCAAGTCTGGCATAGGAATCTCTGGAATCGGCACATTCAAGCCGGAACTGATCATGAGATCGCTCATTCCCGTCGTTATGAGCGGTATTCTGTCCGTTTATGGGCTTGTCGTGGCTGTGCTGATCGCTGGAGGCCTCAGTCCCAGCAATAACTACACCTTGTTCAACGGGTTCATGCATCTCAGCTGCGGACTGTCCGTGGGCTTTGCCTGTCTGGCCTCTGGCTATGCGATTGGCATAGTGGGCGACGAGGGGGTCAGACAGTTTATGCACCAGCCACGGCTCTTTGTGGGAATTgtgctgattttgattttcgcCGAGGTGCTGGGCCTGTACGGCATGATTATTGGTCTGATCCTCAACACCAAGGGAAGCGGTTGA
- a CDS encoding kinetochor protein Mis14/NSL1 yields the protein MSSPAKIHLQLRELRYLYDALQTAVAAKVDTHLAQIRDKGDPALAKSVRRLVAQFVDGIFDDIQHSLEIDDVAASQLASNTISSMLANPALLNEKIEPYDFALNDRLRDLYTRVEEKVESLSNLRRTQPASIRDEYEALVRENETVVDAIVAESAQNRAAASDAAAAVPDMDDLRHDFKCILNDLADLKHDVPETRHGVDNLANVISFVHH from the coding sequence ATGTCCTCTCCAGCCAAGATCCATCTCCAGCTGCGCGAGCTGCGATATCTGTACGACGCGCTGCAGACGGCCGTGGCCGCCAAGGTGGACACACATCTGGCACAGATCCGCGACAAGGGCGACCCTGCGCTGGCGAAGTCGGTGCGCAGGCTCGTGGCCCAGTTTGTCGACGGCATCTTCGACGATATACAGCATTcgctcgagatcgacgacgtggCGGCGTCGCAATTGGCCAGCAACACGATCTCCAGCATGCTGGCCAACCCTgcgctgctcaacgagaaaATAGAGCCGTACGACTTTGCGCTCAATGACAGGTTGCGCGACCTGTACACGCGCGTCGAGGAGAAGGTGGAGTCGCTTTCGAACTTGAGGCGCACGCAGCCCGCCAGCATCCGGGACGAGTACGAGGCGCTGGTGCGCGAAAACGAGACTGTTGTCGACGCGATTGTCGCGGAGTCGGCGCAGAACCGTGCTGCCGCGTCAgacgcagcagcagccgtGCCCGACATGGACGACCTGCGCCACGATTTCAAGTGCATTCTAAACGACCTCGCCGACCTTAAACACGACGTGCCCGAGACCAGACACGGCGTCGACAACCTCGCAAACGTGATCTCGTTTGTGCACCACTAA
- a CDS encoding putative membrane protein, which translates to MSFQQLFQQISDQGRRLFAATERAPALSTGLCVFLVLVYLYSIANPAILDKWSLTPWTLYNLELSRLTTYPLVHANFVHLLFNVVSLYGPLCQFEVQNGTVHTAIVLNFLATCVAIPYCLCGMLFFPTTSVLGASGWGFSMLSYYYYLQAQTAENTRIYTVDVPTTMIPFILLLVVGVLVPSSSFIGHLFAILAGYALGYGYLKHFTNPPFRIVERVESALAGVIGRLPPQIHYIREQDVSSDRYVLPSHGGQVLGTNRG; encoded by the coding sequence ATGTCATTCCAACAGCTGTTCCAACAGATATCCGACCAGGGCCGGCGGCTCTTTGCCGCCACCGAGCGTGCCCCTGCGCTATCGACCGGCCTGTGCGTGTTTCTGGTGCTCGTGTACCTTTATTCGATCGCCAACCCGGCCATTCTCGACAAGTGGTCGCTGACGCCATGGACGCTCTACAACCTCGAGCTGAGCCGGCTGACGACGTACCCGCTCGTGCACGCAAATTTCGTCCATCTTCTGTTCAACGTGGTGTCGCTGTACGGGCCCCTGTGCCAGTTTGAGGTGCAAAATGGCACCGTCCACACGGCCATCGTGCTCAATTTCCTGGCCACTTGCGTGGCCATCCCTTATTGTCTGTGCGGCATGCTTTTCTTTCCAACCACAAGCGTCCTGGGAGCGTCCGGCTGGGGCTTTTCGATGCTCAGCTACTACTACTATCTGCAGGCCCAGACAGCAGAAAACACCAGGATCTACACGGTGGACGTGCCTACAACGATGATCCCGTTCATCCTGCTGCTTGTGGTGGGTGTGCTGGTGCCGAGCTCGAGTTTCATCGGTCATTTGTTTGCCATTTTGGCCGGATATGCGCTCGGATACGGGTATCTCAAACACTTCACGAACCCGCCGTTCCGGATCGTCGAACGCGTCGAATCGGCGTTGGCAGGCGTGATTGGCCGCCTGCCGCCCCAGATCCACTACATCCGCGAGCAGGACGTCAGCAGCGACCGGTACGTGCTGCCCTCGCACGGGGGCCAGGTGCTGGGCACTAATAGAGGCTGA
- a CDS encoding calmodulin, with protein sequence MSEKLTPEQIDEFKEAFSIFDKDGDGKISASELGTVMRALGQNPTQQELNDLVNEIDTNGNSLIEFSEFLTMMARQIKEQDVEAEILEAFKVFDSDGDGKISQTELVRVLTTIGERLTEEEARQMLQAADTDSDGQIDIEEFAKILRGK encoded by the exons ATG AGCGAGAAGTTAACCCCAGAacagatcgacgagttcaaagAAGCGTTCAGCATTTTCGACAAGGATGGCGACGGCAAGATTTCCGCATCAGAGCTAGGCACAGTGATGAGGGCGCTGGGCCAGAATCCAACGCAGCAGGAACTGAACGACCTGGTGAACGAGATTGACACGAACGGCAACTCCCTGATCGAGTTTTCCGAGTTTCTCACCATGATGGCAAGACAGATCAAGGAGCAGGACGTGGAGGCCGAGATCCTGGAGGCGTTCAAGGTGTTTGACAGTGACGGTGACGGCAAGATCTCCCAGACGGAGCTGGTCCGCGTGCTCACGACCATCGGCGAGAGGCTcacagaggaggaggccagaCAGATGCTCCAGGCCGCCGATACCGACTCGGATGGCCAGATCGACATCGAGGAGTTCGCCAAGATCCTGCGTGGGAAATGA
- a CDS encoding Ribonucleoside-diphosphate reductase large chain 1: MYVLKRDGRKEPVRFDKITARVSRLCYGLDPEHVEPVAITQRVISGVYHGVTTIELDNLAAETAAYMTTIHPDYATLAARIAISNLHKQTTKQFSQVVDQLYHYINPKNGKPSPMISDETYRIVQEHADELNSAIVYDRDFSYNYFGFKTLERSYLLKIDGKVAERPQHMVMRVAIGIHGDDIPSVIETYNLMSQKFFTHASPTLFNAGTPHPQMSSCFLVAMKDDSIDGIYDTLKTCALISKAAGGIGLHIHNIRSTGSYIAGTNGTSNGIIPMVRVFNNTARYVDQGGNKRPGAFALYVEPWHSDIFDFIDIRKNHGKEEIRARDLFPALWIPDLFMERVEQNAEWTLFSPSEAPGLADVYGDEFKELYTRYEKEGRGRQTVKAQKLWYAILEAQTETGTPFMLYKDACNSKTNQKNLGIIKSSNLCCEIVEYSSPEEVAVCNLASIALPAFVESDDNTSWYNFEKLHQITKVVTKNLNKIIDRNYYPVPEARRSNMRNRPIAVGVQGLADVFMQLRLPFDSPEARELNIQIFETIYHGALEASAELAVRDGKYETFEGSPASQGILQFDLWGKKPTDLWDWDSLKARIQKDGLRNSLLVAPMPTASTSQILGYNECFEPYTSNIYSRRVLAGEFQIVNPYLLRDLVNLGLWNDSMKNFIIKDNGSVQNLPNVPQELKDLYRTVWEIPQKSIIDMAADRGAYIDQSQSMNIHLKNPTMGKLTSMHFYGWKKGLKTGMYYLRTQAAAAAIQFTVDQKSAATASSTVASLNKLKLKKYVPRKTSSSEDVSFSSADSTAVETPSPQTAPTSIEGSMAELSIKEEPKEPEEAENKDGSDEYDIFNAKVVACAINNPEACEMCSG; the protein is encoded by the coding sequence ATGTACGTTTTGAAAAGAGACGGGCGCAAAGAGCCAGTCAGAttcgacaagatcaccGCCAGAGTGTCTCGACTGTGCTACGGCCTCGACCCAGAGCACGTCGAGCCCGTTGCCATCACCCAGAGAGTCATCTCTGGTGTCTATCATGGCGTCACTAccatcgagctggacaaccTCGCAGCCGAGACCGCCGCTTACATGACCACGATCCATCCCGACTACGCCACCTTGGCCGCCAGAATTGCCATTTCCAACCTGCACAAGCAAACCACCAAGCAGTTTTCCCAGGTTGTTGACCAGCTGTACCACTATATCAACCCCAAGAACGGCAAGCCTTCGCCGATGATCTCGGACGAAACGTACCGGATTGTCCAAGAGCACgccgacgagctgaactCTGCCATCGTGTACGACAGAGACTTCTCGTACAACTATTTTGGCttcaagacgctggagCGGTCGTACCTCTTGAAGATCGATGGAAAAGTCGCCGAGAGACCCCAGCACATGGTCATGCGTGTGGCCATTGGTATCCATGGCGATGACATTCCGAGCGTCATCGAGACGTACAACCTGATGTCGCAAAAATTCTTCACCCACGCGTCGCCAACTCTGTTTAATGCCGGTACTCCTCATCCACAGATGTCTTCCTGTTTCTTGGTTGCTATGAAGGACGACTCCATCGATGGTATCTACGACACCCTCAAGACCTGTGCTCTGATCTCCAAGGCTGCCGGAGGCATTGGTTTGCACATCCACAACATTAGATCCACCGGATCTTACATCGCTGGAACCAACGGCACGTCCAACGGTATCATTCCAATGGTGAGAGTGTTCAACAACACCGCCAGATACGTCGACCAGGGAGGCAACAAGCGTCCTGGTGCGTTTGCTCTGTACGTTGAGCCATGGCACTCAGATATTTTTGACTTTATCGACATCCGGAAGAACCACGGTAAGGAGGAGATCAGAGCAAGAGACCTGTTCCCTGCGCTGTGGATTCCTGACCTGTTCATGGAGAGAGTCGAGCAGAACGCCGAATGGACGCTGTTCTCGCCTTCCGAGGCTCCAGGGCTTGCCGACGTGTACGgcgacgagttcaaggagctgtACACCAGATACGAAAAGGAAGGCCGTGGACGCCAGACTGTCAAGGCCCAGAAGCTGTGGTACGCCATTTTGGAGGCCCAAACCGAGACAGGCACGCCATTCATGCTGTACAAGGACGCCTGCAACTCCAAGACCAACCAGAAGAACCTGGGTATTATCAAGTCGTCTAATTTGTGCTGCGAAATTGTCGAGTACTCGTCTCCAGAGGAGGTGGCCGTGTGTAATTTGGCATCGATCGCCCTGCCGGCCTTCGTCGAGTCCGACGACAATACTAGTTGGTACaactttgagaagctgcacCAGATCACCAAGGTTGTCACcaagaacctcaacaagatcatcgACAGAAACTATTATCCTGTTCCGGAGGCAAGAAGATCCAATATGCGCAACAGACCAATTGCCGTGGGTGTTCAAGGTCTGGCCGATGTGTTCATGCAGCTGAGACTGCCTTTTGACTCTCCAGAGGCCAGAGAGCTGAACATCCAGATTTTCGAGACCATCTACCACGGAGCTTTGGAGGCCTCTGCCGAGCTGGCCGTTAGGGATGGCAAGTACGAGACCTTTGAGGGATCGCCAGCTTCGCAAGGTATTTTGCAGTTCGACCTCTGGGGCAAGAAACCAACCGATCTGTGGGACTGGGACTCGCTCAAGGCCCGTATTCAGAAAGATGGACTCAGAAACTCGCTCTTGGTGGCTCCTATGCCAACCGCGTCGACGTCGCAGATCTTGGGATACAACGAGTGTTTCGAGCCTTACACCTCCAACATCTACTCCAGAAGAGTGCTTGCTGGCGAGTTCCAGATCGTCAATCCGTACTTGCTGAGAGACCTTGTTAATCTTGGATTGTGGAACGACTCGATGAAGAATTTCATTATCAAGGACAACGGCTCCGTCCAGAACTTGCCAAATGTGCCACAGGAGTTGAAGGACCTGTACCGTACCGTCTGGGAGATTCCGCAGAAAAGCATCATCGACATGGCGGCCGACAGAGGCGCGTACATCGACCAGTCGCAGTCGATGAATATCCACCTCAAGAACCCAACCATGGGCAAGTTGACGTCGATGCACTTCTACGGCTGGAAGAAGGGACTCAAGACCGGCATGTACTACCTCAGAACccaggctgctgctgccgccATCCAGTTCACCGTTGACCAGAAATCTGCCGCCACCGCTTCGTCGACGGTTGCTtcgctcaacaagctaAAACTCAAGAAGTACGTTCCGAGAAAAACCTCTTCGAGCGAGGACGTGTCGTTCTCGTCCGCTGACTCGACCGCCGTCGAGACGCCTTCGCCGCAGACCGCTCCCACCAGCATTGAGGGCTCGATGGCCGAGCTGAGCATCAAGGAGGAACCTAAAGAGCCTGAAGAggcagaaaacaaggaTGGCTCAGATGAGTACGACATTTTCAACGCCAAGGTCGTCGCATGTGCCATCAACAACCCAGAGGCCTGTGAGATGTGTTCCGGCTGA
- a CDS encoding 60S ribosomal protein L26-B produces the protein MAKISQDVSSSRSKARKAYFNAPSSVRRVLMSAPLSKELREQYKIKALPVRKNDQVLVVRGSKKGQEGTISSVYRLKYAIQLEKLTKEKSNGASVPVNIHPSKVVITKLHLDKDRKALIERKGGKAE, from the coding sequence ATGGCTAAGATTTCCCAAGACgtctcctcctccagatcCAAGGCCAGAAAGGCTTACTTCAACGCTCCATCCTCTGTGAGAAGAGTTCTGATGTCTGCTCCTCTCTCCAAGGAGCTCAGAGAACAATACAAAATCAAGGCTCTCCCAGTGAGAAAGAACGACCAAGTTCTCGTTGTCAGAGGTTCCAAGAAGGGCCAGGAGGGAACCATCTCCTCCGTGTACAGACTGAAATACGCCATCCAACTCGAAAAATTGACCAAAGAGAAATCCAACGGTGCCAGCGTGCCAGTCAACATCCACCCATCCAAGGTCGTCATCACCAAATTGCACTTGGACAAGGACAGAAAGGCTTTGATTGAGAGAAAGGGTGGAAAGGCCGAGTAG